From a single Paraburkholderia sp. D15 genomic region:
- a CDS encoding TIM barrel protein translates to MTDVIEAKGIVIVASAFGMDAVRADGHLKWAQASRRAGAAGFEVRRELFADEADATPMRLRELGARIAELGLWSVYSTPASLYAPDGTLDADALRASIEEALALGARFVKLQLGGFAREANAAVIADLLRCAAVRLVVENGQLEQGGSLDQFVRLFDALAREGHADVLGMTFDIGNWAWREVAPLAAAGALAAHVEYIHCKTTTGEGARRFAVAPAAGDAQFAAVLNALPRDVPRGIEFPFDARRLDADAAHYVAWLAAA, encoded by the coding sequence ATGACTGACGTAATTGAAGCAAAAGGCATAGTGATCGTGGCGAGCGCGTTCGGCATGGACGCGGTGCGCGCCGACGGCCATCTGAAGTGGGCACAGGCGAGCCGTCGCGCTGGTGCGGCGGGTTTCGAAGTGCGCCGCGAACTGTTCGCCGATGAAGCCGACGCCACGCCGATGCGTCTGCGTGAACTCGGCGCGCGGATTGCGGAGCTGGGACTGTGGTCCGTGTACTCGACGCCCGCGTCGCTGTACGCGCCCGACGGCACGCTCGACGCCGACGCGTTGCGCGCATCGATCGAGGAAGCGCTGGCGCTCGGCGCGCGCTTCGTGAAGCTGCAGCTCGGCGGCTTCGCGCGCGAAGCGAACGCGGCCGTGATCGCCGATCTGCTGCGCTGCGCGGCGGTGCGCCTCGTGGTCGAAAACGGTCAACTGGAGCAGGGCGGCTCGCTCGACCAGTTCGTCCGGCTGTTCGACGCGCTGGCACGCGAGGGTCACGCGGACGTGCTCGGCATGACCTTCGACATCGGCAACTGGGCATGGCGCGAGGTCGCGCCGCTCGCTGCCGCCGGGGCGCTCGCGGCGCACGTCGAGTACATCCATTGCAAGACGACGACGGGCGAGGGCGCGCGACGCTTTGCGGTCGCGCCGGCTGCCGGCGACGCGCAGTTCGCCGCGGTGCTGAACGCCTTGCCGCGCGATGTGCCGCGCGGCATCGAATTTCCGTTCGACGCGCGCCGCCTCGACGCCGACGCGGCGCATTACGTCGCGTGGCTGGCCGCCGCGTAA
- a CDS encoding sugar kinase, with translation MSSTVHPALDVVTYGEAMAMFVAAETGPLAEVGQFTKRVAGADLNVAIGLSRLGFKVGWMSRVGADSFGQYVRDTLTKEGIDQRRVSTDERYPTGFQLKSKNDDGSDPAIEYFRRGSAASHLSLADYAADYVLSARHLHLTGVAPAISASSRELAFHLAREMRAAGKTISFDPNLRPTLWPSRAAMVEGLNALAALADWVLPGIGEGEILTGYTQPDDIAKFYLDQGARGVIIKLGAQGAYFRTAEDAAVIPGEPVAKVVDTVGAGDGFAVGVVSALLEGRALPQAVARGNRIGALAIQVIGDSEGLPTRAELDTLERAGEPTQTDKNPRKDTHADTHDDTHADTHADTHADTHDAAGHNTSAASTA, from the coding sequence ATGAGCAGCACCGTCCACCCCGCACTCGACGTCGTCACCTATGGCGAGGCCATGGCCATGTTCGTGGCCGCCGAAACCGGTCCGCTCGCGGAAGTCGGACAGTTCACGAAGCGCGTCGCCGGCGCCGATCTGAACGTGGCGATCGGCCTGTCGCGGCTCGGCTTCAAGGTGGGCTGGATGAGCCGCGTCGGCGCCGATTCGTTCGGCCAGTACGTGCGCGACACGTTGACGAAGGAAGGCATCGACCAGCGCCGCGTGAGCACCGACGAACGCTATCCGACCGGCTTTCAGCTGAAGTCGAAAAACGACGACGGCAGCGATCCGGCGATCGAGTATTTCCGCAGGGGATCGGCGGCGAGCCATCTGTCGCTGGCGGACTACGCGGCCGACTATGTGTTGAGCGCGCGCCATCTGCACCTGACCGGCGTCGCGCCCGCGATCTCCGCGAGTTCGCGCGAACTCGCGTTCCATCTTGCCCGCGAGATGCGCGCGGCCGGCAAGACGATCTCGTTCGATCCGAACCTGCGCCCGACGCTGTGGCCGTCGCGCGCCGCGATGGTCGAGGGGCTGAACGCGCTCGCCGCGCTGGCCGACTGGGTGCTGCCCGGCATCGGCGAAGGCGAGATCCTGACCGGCTACACGCAACCGGACGACATCGCGAAGTTCTATCTCGACCAGGGCGCGCGCGGTGTGATCATCAAGCTCGGCGCGCAGGGCGCGTACTTCCGTACCGCCGAAGATGCCGCCGTGATCCCCGGCGAACCAGTCGCCAAGGTGGTCGACACGGTCGGCGCGGGCGACGGTTTCGCGGTCGGCGTGGTCAGCGCGCTGCTCGAAGGCCGTGCGTTGCCGCAGGCGGTCGCGCGCGGCAACCGGATCGGCGCGCTGGCGATCCAGGTGATCGGCGATTCGGAAGGCCTGCCGACCCGCGCCGAGCTGGACACGCTGGAACGCGCCGGCGAGCCGACGCAAACAGATAAAAACCCGCGCAAAGACACGCACGCCGACACGCACGACGACACGCACGCCGACACGCACGCCGACACGCACGCCGACACGCACGACGCGGCCGGCCACAACACCTCGGCCGCTAGCACAGCGTAA
- a CDS encoding MFS transporter: MTTSSLAIRRWWTIMPIVFITYSLAYLDRANFGFASAAGINQDLGISKGLSSLIGALFFLGYFFFQIPGAIYAERRSVKKLVFWSLVLWGGCAALTGMVSNIASLMVIRFVLGVVEAAVMPAMLIFISNWFTRSERSRANTFLILGNPVTVLWMSVVSGYLVHSFGWRHMFIAEGAPAIIWAVCWWFIVQDKPQQVSWLTQQEKDELAQTLRAEQAAIKPVRNYGEAFRTPAVIKLCAQYFCWSIGVYGFVLWLPSILKNGSSLGMVETGWLSALPYLAATIAMLAASWASDKLNRRKAFVWPFLLVGAVAFAASYALGSTHFWLSYALLVIAGGAMYAPYGPFFAIVPELLPKNVAGGAMALINSMGALGSFVGSYVVGYLNGATGSPAASYAFMSVALVAAVILTLIVKPQTPASNNAASLATPLQGK; this comes from the coding sequence ATGACCACCTCATCGCTCGCGATTCGCCGTTGGTGGACGATCATGCCGATCGTGTTCATCACGTACAGCCTCGCCTATCTGGACCGCGCGAACTTCGGTTTCGCGTCGGCGGCGGGCATCAACCAGGATCTCGGCATCAGCAAGGGGCTGTCGTCGCTGATCGGCGCGCTGTTCTTCCTCGGCTATTTCTTCTTCCAGATTCCCGGCGCGATCTACGCGGAACGCCGCAGCGTGAAGAAGCTCGTGTTCTGGAGCCTCGTGCTGTGGGGCGGCTGCGCGGCGCTGACCGGCATGGTCAGCAACATTGCGTCGCTGATGGTGATCCGCTTCGTGCTCGGCGTGGTCGAAGCCGCGGTGATGCCGGCCATGCTGATCTTCATCAGCAACTGGTTCACCAGGAGCGAGCGCTCGCGCGCCAACACCTTCCTGATTCTCGGCAACCCGGTGACGGTGCTGTGGATGTCGGTGGTGTCCGGCTATCTGGTGCATTCGTTCGGCTGGCGTCACATGTTCATCGCCGAGGGCGCGCCCGCGATCATCTGGGCGGTGTGCTGGTGGTTCATCGTGCAGGACAAGCCGCAGCAGGTGTCGTGGCTCACCCAGCAGGAAAAGGACGAACTCGCGCAGACGCTGCGCGCCGAGCAGGCCGCGATCAAACCGGTGCGCAATTACGGCGAGGCGTTCCGCACGCCCGCGGTGATCAAGCTGTGCGCGCAATATTTCTGCTGGAGCATCGGCGTGTACGGTTTCGTGCTGTGGCTGCCGTCGATCCTGAAGAACGGTTCGTCGCTCGGCATGGTCGAGACCGGCTGGCTGTCGGCGCTGCCGTATCTGGCCGCGACCATCGCGATGCTTGCAGCTTCGTGGGCATCGGATAAACTCAACCGCCGCAAAGCGTTCGTCTGGCCGTTTCTGCTGGTCGGCGCGGTCGCGTTCGCGGCGTCTTACGCGCTCGGCTCCACGCATTTCTGGCTCTCGTACGCGTTGCTGGTGATCGCCGGCGGCGCGATGTACGCGCCCTACGGGCCGTTCTTCGCGATCGTGCCGGAACTGCTGCCGAAGAACGTCGCCGGCGGCGCGATGGCGCTGATCAACAGCATGGGCGCGCTCGGTTCGTTCGTCGGCTCGTACGTGGTCGGCTATCTGAACGGCGCGACCGGTTCGCCCGCGGCGTCGTATGCATTCATGAGCGTGGCGCTGGTCGCCGCCGTAATCCTCACGCTGATCGTCAAGCCGCAGACGCCGGCGTCGAACAACGCGGCTTCGCTCGCCACACCGTTGCAAGGAAAATAA
- a CDS encoding D-glycerate dehydrogenase, with protein MKKIVAWKTLPEDVLAYLQQHAQVVQVDPAGHAGHEAFVAALQDADGGIGSSVKITPSMLEGATRLKALSTISVGFDQFDVDDLTRRGIVLAHTPDVLTESTADTVFSLILASARRVVELADWVKAGEWRHSIGPAQFGVDVQGKTLGIVGLGRIGGAVARRAALGFNMKVLYTNRSANPHAEQAYGARRVELAELLASADFVCLQVPLTPETKHLIGAAELKAMKPGAILINASRGATVDEAALIDALRNGTIRGAGLDVFETEPLPADSPLLTLSNVVALPHIGSATHETRHAMARNAAENLVAALDGTLAVNIVNRDVLGGRGQ; from the coding sequence ATGAAGAAGATCGTCGCCTGGAAAACGCTGCCCGAGGATGTGCTCGCGTATCTGCAACAGCATGCGCAGGTCGTGCAGGTCGACCCCGCAGGGCACGCAGGGCACGAGGCGTTCGTCGCCGCGTTGCAGGACGCGGACGGCGGCATCGGTTCGAGCGTGAAGATCACCCCGTCGATGCTCGAAGGCGCGACGCGGCTCAAGGCGCTGTCCACCATTTCGGTGGGCTTCGATCAGTTCGACGTCGACGATCTCACGCGCCGCGGCATCGTGCTCGCGCATACGCCGGACGTGCTGACCGAATCCACCGCCGACACGGTGTTCTCGCTGATCCTCGCGTCGGCGCGGCGGGTGGTGGAACTCGCGGACTGGGTGAAGGCGGGCGAGTGGCGGCACAGCATCGGGCCGGCGCAGTTCGGCGTCGACGTGCAGGGCAAGACGCTCGGCATCGTCGGGCTGGGACGCATCGGCGGCGCGGTCGCGCGGCGCGCGGCGCTCGGCTTCAACATGAAGGTGCTGTACACGAACCGCAGCGCCAATCCGCACGCCGAACAGGCCTATGGCGCGCGGCGTGTCGAGCTGGCCGAACTGCTGGCGAGCGCGGATTTCGTATGCCTGCAAGTGCCGCTCACGCCCGAGACGAAGCATCTGATCGGCGCGGCCGAACTCAAGGCGATGAAGCCCGGCGCGATCCTGATCAACGCATCGCGCGGCGCGACCGTCGACGAAGCCGCGCTGATCGACGCGCTGCGCAACGGCACGATTCGCGGCGCCGGACTCGACGTGTTCGAGACCGAACCGCTGCCGGCCGATTCGCCGCTGCTGACGCTGTCGAACGTGGTGGCACTGCCGCATATCGGCTCGGCCACGCACGAGACCCGTCACGCGATGGCGCGCAACGCGGCGGAAAATCTGGTCGCCGCGCTGGATGGCACGCTCGCGGTGAACATCGTCAATCGCGACGTGTTGGGCGGGCGGGGGCAGTGA
- a CDS encoding LacI family DNA-binding transcriptional regulator codes for MSTPPITTPRRATITDVAREAGTGKTSISRYLNGETSVLSPELRARIEAAIARLDYQPNQMARGLKRGRNRLIGMLVADLTNPYTVEVLQGVEAACHALGLMPLICHAANEVEMERRYLQLLTTYRVEGVIVNALGVREETLRPVGGGGIPAVLVDRSVQGLAADIVGLDNHGAAELATRHLLDSGFDDIWFVVQPFEAVSSRQQRETAFREAMRVHGGQAGEDKAKDAARGHTLVLDLADDVEVERALAELDRVIDANHADATTATTAPAARRVALFAANAPVALRLALHFKARHGAGWQSRVALLSIDDPDWAELTGITTIRQPTYEIGYRAVEFLHERIEGTQTAVRDCLLPGELIVRASTSR; via the coding sequence ATGAGCACGCCGCCAATCACCACCCCGCGCCGTGCCACGATCACCGACGTCGCGCGCGAAGCCGGCACCGGCAAGACCAGCATCTCACGCTATCTGAACGGCGAGACGAGCGTGCTGTCGCCCGAGCTGCGCGCGCGCATCGAGGCCGCGATCGCGCGGCTCGACTATCAGCCGAACCAGATGGCGCGTGGGCTCAAGCGCGGCCGTAACCGCCTGATCGGCATGCTGGTCGCGGACCTGACCAATCCGTACACGGTCGAGGTGCTGCAAGGCGTGGAAGCCGCCTGTCACGCGCTCGGCCTGATGCCGCTGATCTGTCATGCGGCCAACGAAGTCGAGATGGAGCGGCGCTACCTGCAACTGCTGACCACGTATCGCGTGGAAGGCGTGATCGTGAACGCGCTCGGCGTGCGTGAGGAAACCTTGCGGCCGGTCGGCGGCGGCGGCATTCCCGCCGTGCTGGTCGACCGTTCGGTGCAGGGACTCGCCGCCGATATCGTCGGGCTGGACAATCATGGCGCCGCCGAACTTGCCACGCGGCATCTGCTGGACAGCGGTTTCGACGACATCTGGTTCGTCGTGCAGCCGTTCGAGGCGGTCAGTTCGCGGCAGCAGCGCGAGACGGCGTTTCGCGAGGCCATGCGCGTGCATGGCGGGCAGGCGGGTGAAGATAAGGCTAAGGACGCGGCGCGGGGTCACACGCTGGTGCTCGATCTCGCGGACGACGTCGAGGTCGAGCGCGCGCTCGCCGAACTGGACCGCGTGATCGACGCGAATCATGCGGACGCCACGACCGCCACGACCGCACCCGCGGCCCGCCGCGTCGCGCTCTTCGCCGCCAACGCGCCCGTCGCGCTGCGTCTCGCGCTGCACTTCAAGGCCCGCCACGGCGCCGGCTGGCAAAGCCGCGTCGCGCTACTTTCCATCGACGACCCCGACTGGGCCGAACTCACCGGCATCACGACGATCCGCCAGCCGACCTACGAGATCGGCTATCGCGCGGTCGAGTTCCTGCACGAACGCATCGAAGGCACGCAGACGGCGGTGCGCGACTGTCTGCTGCCGGGCGAATTGATCGTTCGCGCGTCAACTTCGCGCTGA
- a CDS encoding YhfC family intramembrane metalloprotease codes for MVVAPLTLSSLALATLLVAALPFLIYRRLRRPLALNPRDAITGIAIFALFAMVIERALNDYVLHRNAATAAFLSNPLAFVVYGALAAGICEEVGRFIGMRLLLKRQLARAASGVAGASGAGRRAGAAPAGSTASPASSARSGDGTALTYGLGHGGAETWLVGVLVQIQWIAFAVFENRGELDGYLSNLPTDAVMRIHLILASLTPQTAGIFALERIAALVFQIGLSVLMWRGVRAGWRGILPLAILLHALVDVPAALFQAELVPLAAVDGVYALGALIVAGLLVRTFRRQTAAA; via the coding sequence ATGGTTGTAGCACCGCTTACCCTCTCCAGCCTCGCGCTCGCGACGCTGCTGGTCGCCGCCTTACCTTTCCTGATCTATCGCCGTCTGCGCCGGCCGCTCGCGCTCAATCCGCGCGACGCGATTACCGGCATCGCCATCTTCGCGCTGTTCGCGATGGTGATCGAACGCGCGTTGAACGACTATGTGCTGCACCGGAACGCGGCGACCGCGGCCTTTCTGTCGAATCCGCTCGCCTTCGTCGTGTATGGCGCGCTGGCCGCGGGCATCTGCGAGGAAGTGGGGCGGTTCATCGGCATGCGCCTGCTGCTCAAGCGGCAGTTGGCGAGGGCGGCGTCAGGGGTGGCGGGTGCGTCAGGTGCGGGTAGGCGCGCAGGCGCCGCGCCGGCGGGCTCGACGGCATCGCCAGCCTCGTCCGCACGTAGCGGCGACGGCACGGCGCTGACCTACGGCCTCGGTCATGGCGGCGCGGAAACGTGGCTGGTCGGCGTGCTGGTGCAGATTCAGTGGATCGCCTTCGCGGTGTTCGAAAACCGCGGCGAGCTGGATGGCTACCTGAGCAATCTGCCGACCGATGCGGTGATGCGCATCCACCTTATTCTCGCCAGCCTGACGCCGCAGACGGCCGGCATTTTCGCGCTGGAACGGATCGCCGCGCTGGTGTTCCAGATCGGTCTGTCGGTGCTGATGTGGCGCGGCGTGCGCGCGGGCTGGCGCGGCATCCTGCCGCTCGCGATCCTGCTGCACGCGCTGGTGGACGTGCCGGCCGCGCTGTTTCAGGCGGAACTGGTGCCGCTCGCGGCGGTGGACGGCGTCTATGCGCTGGGCGCGTTGATCGTCGCCGGGTTGCTGGTGCGGACTTTCCGGCGTCAGACCGCGGCGGCCTGA
- a CDS encoding DUF3022 domain-containing protein, protein MEAYQYDCASPEFEELARVISDLFPEQTQFIQRAAEDGTPTLAIHWVAMRFGSTARRIVMTVAIAPAALARYLALPARLRGRSFAILRAYVEASIGSLEEQYANGEAVPREVTVDLGDEFA, encoded by the coding sequence ATGGAAGCTTACCAATACGACTGCGCGAGTCCCGAGTTCGAGGAACTGGCGCGCGTCATCAGCGATCTGTTTCCCGAGCAGACGCAGTTCATCCAGCGCGCGGCCGAAGACGGCACGCCGACGCTGGCGATTCACTGGGTGGCGATGCGTTTCGGTTCGACCGCGAGGCGCATCGTGATGACCGTGGCGATCGCCCCGGCGGCGCTGGCGCGTTATCTTGCGTTGCCCGCGCGTTTGCGCGGCCGCAGCTTCGCGATTTTGCGCGCGTATGTCGAGGCGAGCATCGGCTCGCTCGAAGAGCAGTATGCGAATGGCGAAGCGGTGCCGCGCGAGGTGACGGTCGATCTGGGCGACGAGTTCGCCTGA
- a CDS encoding PGDYG domain-containing protein encodes MTELNNLDLSQDPHARRVVKDETVHVEFAAVEGELMSLEGPNRYLPGDALITGSTGDRWVVSRERFDAKYLPADAALVHGVAGAYRNRPAVVLAKQMNEAFSLARSADGDVLRGSAGDWIMQYAPGDYGVVQAARFAKVYRLAD; translated from the coding sequence ATGACCGAACTGAACAATCTCGATCTGAGTCAAGATCCGCACGCGCGACGCGTCGTCAAGGACGAAACCGTGCACGTCGAATTCGCCGCCGTCGAAGGCGAACTGATGAGCCTCGAAGGCCCGAACCGCTATCTGCCCGGCGACGCGCTGATCACCGGCTCGACCGGCGACCGTTGGGTCGTGTCCCGTGAACGCTTCGACGCCAAATACCTGCCCGCCGATGCCGCGCTCGTCCACGGCGTGGCGGGCGCCTATCGCAATCGTCCGGCGGTCGTGCTGGCGAAGCAGATGAACGAAGCCTTCTCGCTCGCGCGTTCCGCCGACGGCGACGTGCTGCGCGGCAGCGCCGGCGACTGGATCATGCAGTACGCGCCCGGCGATTACGGTGTGGTGCAGGCCGCGCGCTTCGCCAAGGTTTATCGCCTCGCCGACTGA
- a CDS encoding Spy/CpxP family protein refolding chaperone, with product MKKALVLLATAVAMSGAFAQTPAPASAPAGAMAAPAAKAGHERNVEDRIAYLHSQLKITSAQESQWNAFADVMRGNGETMGQLFQQRKAAGNLSAIDDMKQYAAIAQAHADGMKKLVDAFDPLYSSFSPEQKKLADVTFHQPGGPNGGPRHHGKGKGGKAAPASDAAAQ from the coding sequence ATGAAAAAAGCACTGGTATTGCTGGCCACCGCCGTCGCCATGAGCGGCGCATTCGCACAAACCCCGGCGCCGGCATCGGCCCCGGCGGGCGCCATGGCAGCACCCGCCGCCAAGGCCGGCCACGAGCGCAATGTCGAAGACCGGATCGCTTACCTGCACTCGCAGCTGAAGATCACCTCGGCGCAGGAATCGCAGTGGAACGCGTTCGCCGACGTGATGCGCGGCAACGGCGAAACCATGGGCCAACTGTTCCAGCAACGCAAGGCCGCAGGCAACCTGTCCGCGATCGACGACATGAAGCAATACGCCGCGATCGCGCAAGCGCATGCGGACGGCATGAAGAAGCTGGTCGATGCGTTCGATCCGCTGTATAGCAGCTTCTCGCCGGAGCAGAAGAAACTGGCCGATGTGACCTTCCATCAGCCGGGCGGCCCGAACGGCGGTCCGCGTCACCACGGCAAGGGCAAGGGCGGCAAGGCCGCGCCGGCCAGCGACGCCGCCGCGCAGTAA
- a CDS encoding LysR family transcriptional regulator: MDKFVSMEIFVAVVEAGSLTAAAERFDISSAMVGKHIRSLETRLATRLLTRTTRRQSLTEIGRQYYEQCRRILADVKDAESLAEAMAAAPRGVLRVTAPLTYGVEVFSPAMTDYLTAWPDVVLELDLSNRLVDLVEEGFDAAVRIGHLADSSFVARPLKPYRMRACASPAYLARAGTPRTPADLAEHECLGFLHWGREGLWRMDGESAAENPSRAGRFRANNGQALKVAALRGFGLVLQPEALLAREIASGELVSVLEDYLSGGAPVHLVYPRDRRATPKLTTFIDFVIDRFGA, translated from the coding sequence GTGGATAAATTCGTCAGCATGGAAATCTTCGTCGCGGTGGTCGAAGCCGGCAGCCTGACGGCGGCGGCCGAGCGCTTCGACATCTCGTCGGCGATGGTGGGCAAACACATCCGTTCGCTCGAAACGCGGCTCGCGACCCGGCTCCTGACGCGCACCACCCGGCGGCAAAGTCTGACCGAAATCGGCCGCCAGTACTACGAGCAATGCCGGCGCATTCTCGCCGACGTGAAGGACGCCGAGTCGCTGGCCGAGGCGATGGCTGCCGCGCCGCGCGGCGTGCTCAGGGTGACGGCGCCGCTCACTTATGGCGTCGAGGTGTTCTCGCCCGCCATGACCGACTATCTGACCGCGTGGCCCGACGTCGTGCTCGAACTCGATCTGTCGAATCGTCTGGTCGATCTGGTCGAGGAGGGCTTCGACGCGGCGGTGCGGATCGGTCATCTGGCCGACTCGAGTTTCGTCGCGCGGCCGTTGAAGCCCTACCGGATGCGCGCATGCGCATCGCCCGCGTATCTGGCGCGGGCCGGCACGCCGCGCACGCCCGCCGATCTCGCCGAGCACGAATGTCTCGGGTTTCTGCACTGGGGCCGCGAAGGTCTATGGCGGATGGATGGCGAAAGCGCCGCCGAGAACCCGTCGCGCGCGGGACGTTTTCGCGCGAATAACGGTCAGGCGCTCAAGGTCGCCGCGTTGCGCGGCTTCGGTCTGGTGTTGCAGCCGGAGGCCTTGCTCGCGCGCGAAATTGCCAGCGGCGAGCTGGTGTCGGTGCTGGAGGACTATCTGTCCGGCGGCGCGCCCGTGCACCTGGTCTATCCGCGCGACCGGCGCGCCACGCCGAAGCTGACCACCTTCATCGACTTCGTGATCGATCGCTTCGGCGCGTGA
- a CDS encoding Lrp/AsnC family transcriptional regulator, whose translation MRPPRLDQLDDLDRNLVALLQANARESVANLARQLDVARTTVIARIARLERSNVIAGYSVRLGQDVLDSSIVAYVGIIIAPKHGPSVQKRLGKMPEVQLLCAVSGEFDYVAWLRADSPDRLNDLLDQIGGLEGVERTTTSIILARKIDRGTV comes from the coding sequence ATGAGACCTCCGCGCCTCGACCAACTCGACGACCTCGACCGCAACCTCGTGGCCTTGCTGCAGGCCAACGCGCGCGAGAGCGTCGCCAATCTCGCGCGTCAGCTGGACGTGGCGCGCACCACGGTGATCGCGCGCATCGCGCGGCTCGAACGCAGCAACGTGATCGCCGGCTATAGCGTGCGGCTTGGGCAGGACGTGCTCGACTCGAGCATCGTCGCGTATGTCGGCATCATCATTGCGCCGAAGCATGGACCGTCCGTGCAGAAGCGGCTCGGCAAGATGCCCGAGGTGCAGCTGCTGTGCGCGGTGAGCGGCGAGTTCGATTACGTCGCGTGGCTGCGCGCCGATTCGCCCGACCGCCTGAACGATCTGCTCGATCAGATTGGCGGTCTGGAAGGGGTGGAGCGCACCACCACGTCCATCATCCTGGCGCGCAAGATCGACCGCGGGACGGTGTGA
- a CDS encoding saccharopine dehydrogenase C-terminal domain-containing protein — protein sequence MKVAIVGAGLIGHTIAHMLRETGDYDVVAFDRDQHALDKLAAQGIPTRRVDSADAAALRAAVQGFDALVNALPYYLAVNVASAAKGAGVHYFDLTEDVRATAAIREIAESADHAFMPQCGLAPGFIGIAAHELANRFSEIRDVKMRVGALPEFPTNALKYNLTWSVDGLINEYCQPCEAIRDSRTQWVQPLEGLEHFSLDGTEYEAFNTSGGLGTLCETLAGRVESLDYKSVRYPGHRNLMQFLLEDLRLASDRDTLKSIMRRSVPSTAQDVVLVFITVSGMRDGQLVQEVFTRKIFAKTVCGVPMSAIQITTAGAMCAVLDLFREQKLPQKGFVRQEQVSLRDFLANRFGQLYEGQSLEAAATV from the coding sequence ATGAAAGTAGCTATTGTTGGCGCAGGTTTGATCGGGCACACCATCGCGCATATGTTGCGCGAAACCGGCGACTACGACGTCGTCGCGTTCGACCGCGACCAGCACGCGCTCGACAAGCTTGCCGCCCAGGGCATCCCGACGCGCCGCGTCGATTCCGCCGATGCCGCCGCGCTGCGCGCCGCCGTGCAAGGCTTCGACGCACTGGTCAATGCGCTGCCGTACTACCTCGCGGTGAACGTGGCGTCGGCGGCGAAGGGCGCGGGCGTTCACTACTTCGATCTGACCGAGGACGTGCGCGCCACCGCCGCGATCCGCGAAATCGCCGAGTCGGCCGATCACGCGTTCATGCCGCAGTGCGGTCTCGCGCCGGGCTTCATCGGGATTGCCGCGCACGAACTGGCGAACCGCTTTTCGGAAATCCGCGACGTCAAGATGCGCGTCGGCGCGCTGCCGGAATTCCCGACGAATGCGCTGAAGTACAACCTCACGTGGAGCGTCGACGGTCTGATCAACGAGTATTGCCAGCCGTGCGAGGCGATCCGCGACAGCCGCACGCAGTGGGTGCAGCCGCTCGAAGGCCTCGAACATTTCTCGCTCGACGGCACCGAATACGAAGCGTTCAATACCTCCGGCGGTCTGGGCACGCTGTGCGAAACCCTGGCAGGCCGTGTCGAATCGCTCGACTACAAGTCGGTGCGCTATCCGGGGCACCGCAACCTGATGCAGTTCCTGCTCGAAGACCTGCGTCTGGCGAGCGACCGCGACACGCTGAAGAGCATCATGCGCCGTTCGGTGCCGTCGACCGCGCAGGACGTCGTGCTGGTGTTCATCACCGTGAGCGGTATGCGCGATGGGCAACTGGTGCAGGAAGTCTTCACCCGCAAGATCTTCGCGAAGACCGTGTGCGGCGTGCCGATGAGCGCGATCCAGATCACCACGGCCGGCGCGATGTGCGCGGTGCTCGACCTGTTCCGCGAACAGAAGCTGCCGCAAAAGGGTTTCGTGCGTCAGGAGCAGGTGTCGCTGCGCGATTTCCTCGCGAACCGCTTTGGGCAGCTGTATGAAGGGCAGTCGCTGGAAGCGGCGGCGACGGTTTGA
- a CDS encoding ATP-binding protein codes for MTSLLFFCGHAGTGKTTLAKKLLGPLMRASAQPFCLLDKDTLYGGYSAAAMAMLTGDPNDRDSPLFLEHLRDPEYRGLIDTARDNLQLGVSAIAVAPLSREVRERRLFDRAWLGIGEDITLRVVWVHTSDEVARQRIVARGDPNDAYKLANWDDYRQRRFVPNDDIRGELLMFNNTAPSGADHDALLERLIGDAGAPPVTLRPLPV; via the coding sequence GTGACGTCTCTGCTGTTCTTTTGCGGTCACGCGGGCACCGGCAAGACCACGCTCGCGAAAAAGCTGCTCGGCCCGCTGATGCGGGCGAGCGCGCAACCGTTCTGCCTGCTCGACAAGGACACGCTCTACGGCGGCTACAGCGCGGCCGCCATGGCCATGCTGACCGGCGATCCGAACGATCGCGACAGTCCGTTGTTCCTGGAGCATCTGCGCGACCCGGAATATCGCGGCCTGATCGACACCGCGCGCGACAATCTGCAACTCGGCGTCAGTGCGATCGCGGTCGCGCCGTTATCGCGCGAGGTACGCGAGCGGCGGCTGTTCGATCGCGCATGGCTCGGCATCGGCGAAGACATAACACTACGGGTCGTGTGGGTGCATACCTCGGACGAGGTCGCACGGCAGCGCATCGTCGCGCGGGGCGATCCGAACGATGCGTACAAACTCGCGAACTGGGACGACTACCGTCAGCGCCGCTTCGTGCCCAACGACGACATTCGCGGCGAGCTGCTGATGTTCAACAACACCGCGCCCTCCGGGGCCGATCATGATGCCCTGCTCGAGCGCCTCATCGGCGACGCCGGCGCGCCGCCCGTGACGCTGCGGCCGTTGCCGGTCTAG